In Deltaproteobacteria bacterium, one DNA window encodes the following:
- a CDS encoding ATP-binding cassette domain-containing protein, with product MLTLKDVNCFFGKSHVLHNTTLEIREKELVGLVGRNGVGKSTTLKAIMGLVPAKS from the coding sequence ATGTTGACCTTGAAAGATGTAAACTGCTTTTTCGGCAAGAGCCATGTCCTGCACAACACCACTCTGGAGATCCGGGAAAAGGAGTTGGTGGGCCTGGTCGGCAGAAACGGGGTAGGGAAATCCACCACCTTGAAAGCCATCATGGGGCTGGTTCCGGCCAAAAGC